A single region of the Candidatus Methylacidiphilales bacterium genome encodes:
- a CDS encoding mechanosensitive ion channel, with the protein MIIADAMTLSDWKLGDFHYWAKLATDVSVIGLLTGLSLVLVEHLATRLANSTRVSRLALRPLLILARVAVLTLFLAILLNRLFELDFVVVLSSVLALIGVAFVAFWSVLSSVTCTFLLILFRPFKMGDHVEIKGEGAEGEVCDLNLLFTTLRAADDRLIQVPNNLFFQKVIVRRKGTAGKSLEEQLASGGEGK; encoded by the coding sequence ATGATAATCGCGGATGCCATGACCCTTTCGGATTGGAAGCTTGGGGACTTTCATTACTGGGCGAAGCTGGCCACGGACGTGAGTGTGATCGGCCTGCTCACGGGTTTGTCGCTTGTGCTGGTCGAACACCTGGCGACCCGCCTCGCCAACTCCACCCGTGTTTCGCGGCTGGCGTTGAGGCCCCTGCTGATTTTGGCGCGCGTGGCGGTCCTGACCCTATTTTTGGCAATCCTGCTGAACCGCCTGTTCGAGTTGGATTTTGTCGTCGTTCTGAGCAGTGTCCTCGCGTTGATCGGCGTCGCCTTCGTCGCATTTTGGAGTGTGTTGAGCAGCGTGACCTGCACCTTCCTGTTGATTTTATTCCGCCCGTTCAAAATGGGGGACCATGTGGAAATCAAGGGTGAGGGTGCGGAAGGCGAGGTGTGCGATTTGAATCTTTTGTTCACCACATTGCGCGCGGCGGATGACCGGTTGATTCAGGTGCCTAACAACCTCTTTTTCCAAAAAGTCATCGTCCGCCGCAAAGGAACTGCCGGGAAGTCGCTGGAAGAGCAACTGGCCTCGGGCGGAGAAGGCAAGTAG
- the mnmG gene encoding tRNA uridine-5-carboxymethylaminomethyl(34) synthesis enzyme MnmG, translating to MFTYPKIYDVVVAGAGHAGCEAALAASRMGCKTLLLTMNLDTIAQMSCNPAIGGLAKGHLVREIDALGGEMGMNTDATGIQFRMLNMKKGASVRAPRAQCDKKAYQFRMKAILERTPNLDLKQGNIADLEVEGDCVVAVATSLGVKYRTSSVVITTGTFLKALLHVGLRNAVGGRMGDGVSNFSDTLRSLGFEVQRLKTGTPPRLNGRTIDFSKCQSQEGDVPPPRFSYVADTIEKAKDDIFTLNCWKPEMFHVEQLPCWITHTNLKTAEIIRANLDKSPLYCGIIQGIGPRYCPSLEDKIVRFADKERHQIFLEPEGRHTDEYYVNGCSTSLPIETQYDFIRSIAGLEEVEIMRAGYAVEYDFCPPTQLQSTLETKKIEGLYFAGQINGTSGYEEAAAQGLMAGINAALKVQHKAPFILGRHEAYIGVLVDDLVTKGTKEPYRMFTSRAEYRLLLRQDNADLRLTQHGAQLGLASSVRVARIREKQSRIEEVKQRLSQIRVDGILLQDWLRRPDFMWSNLPEEFQSTDSEVADQVETDLKYSGYVARELGQIEKAREMEETLIPEWVDFNEIKGLKTEARIKLNEIRPRSFGQASRISGINPADVAILSIWVKRGKSASGKAASK from the coding sequence ATGTTCACGTATCCCAAAATTTATGATGTCGTGGTGGCCGGCGCGGGTCATGCCGGCTGCGAGGCGGCTTTGGCTGCGTCGCGCATGGGCTGTAAGACCCTGCTGCTGACCATGAACTTGGATACGATTGCGCAGATGAGTTGCAACCCGGCGATAGGCGGTTTGGCGAAGGGTCACTTGGTTCGCGAGATTGATGCGCTGGGGGGTGAGATGGGAATGAATACCGACGCGACGGGAATTCAGTTCCGGATGTTGAATATGAAAAAGGGGGCAAGCGTGCGTGCGCCGCGGGCGCAATGCGACAAGAAGGCGTATCAATTTCGGATGAAAGCCATTTTGGAACGCACCCCGAATTTGGACCTCAAGCAAGGCAACATTGCGGACTTGGAAGTTGAAGGGGATTGTGTTGTGGCGGTGGCTACGAGTTTGGGTGTGAAATATCGGACCAGCTCGGTGGTGATCACCACGGGGACCTTTTTGAAGGCGCTGTTGCATGTGGGGTTGAGGAATGCAGTGGGGGGCCGCATGGGCGATGGGGTCAGCAATTTTTCGGATACATTGAGAAGCTTGGGATTTGAAGTACAGCGATTGAAGACCGGAACGCCGCCCAGGTTGAATGGGCGGACCATCGATTTTTCAAAATGCCAGAGCCAGGAGGGCGACGTTCCGCCGCCGAGGTTTAGTTATGTGGCGGATACAATAGAGAAGGCGAAGGACGATATTTTTACGCTGAACTGCTGGAAGCCTGAAATGTTCCACGTGGAACAACTGCCCTGTTGGATCACCCACACGAACCTCAAAACCGCCGAAATCATCCGGGCCAATCTCGACAAGTCCCCTCTTTACTGCGGCATCATCCAAGGCATTGGACCCCGCTATTGCCCTTCCCTCGAAGACAAAATCGTGCGGTTTGCCGACAAGGAGCGGCACCAGATTTTCCTGGAGCCGGAAGGTCGGCACACGGACGAATATTACGTCAACGGTTGTTCCACCAGCCTCCCCATCGAAACCCAATATGACTTCATCCGTTCCATTGCCGGTCTCGAAGAGGTCGAGATCATGCGGGCGGGCTATGCGGTCGAATACGATTTCTGTCCGCCCACCCAACTCCAGTCCACCCTTGAAACCAAGAAAATCGAAGGGCTCTATTTTGCCGGTCAAATCAACGGGACTTCGGGTTACGAAGAGGCCGCCGCTCAGGGGCTGATGGCGGGGATCAATGCCGCGCTCAAAGTCCAACACAAGGCCCCCTTTATCCTGGGCCGACATGAAGCTTACATCGGCGTGCTGGTCGATGATTTGGTGACCAAAGGCACAAAGGAACCGTACCGCATGTTCACCTCGCGCGCGGAATATCGTCTTTTATTGCGACAGGACAATGCGGATCTTCGCCTGACCCAGCATGGCGCCCAATTGGGCCTGGCCTCAAGTGTGCGTGTTGCGCGGATCAGGGAAAAGCAATCGCGAATTGAAGAAGTCAAACAGCGGCTCAGTCAAATTCGGGTCGATGGCATCCTGCTTCAAGACTGGCTGCGACGGCCGGATTTCATGTGGTCCAACTTGCCCGAGGAATTTCAATCCACCGACAGCGAGGTTGCCGATCAAGTGGAGACAGACCTCAAATATTCCGGCTATGTGGCCCGGGAGCTGGGTCAAATTGAAAAGGCCAGGGAAATGGAAGAAACACTCATTCCCGAGTGGGTGGATTTCAACGAAATCAAGGGGCTGAAAACCGAGGCCCGGATCAAATTGAATGAAATTCGGCCACGTTCCTTCGGCCAGGCGTCACGCATA